One Tolypothrix bouteillei VB521301 DNA window includes the following coding sequences:
- the rpmB gene encoding 50S ribosomal protein L28, with protein sequence MSRRCELTGKKANNAFAISHSHRRTKRLQQVNLQTKRIWWEGGNRWVKMRLSTTAIKTLDKKGLEAMAKEAGIDLSKY encoded by the coding sequence ATGTCTCGTCGCTGCGAATTAACTGGTAAGAAGGCAAACAACGCCTTCGCAATTTCCCACTCTCACCGTCGTACCAAACGCCTTCAGCAAGTCAACCTGCAAACTAAGCGTATTTGGTGGGAAGGAGGAAATCGTTGGGTGAAAATGCGTTTATCGACCACAGCCATCAAAACCCTTGATAAGAAAGGGTTGGAAGCCATGGCGAAAGAAGCTGGAATTGACCTCAGCAAATACTAA
- the htpG gene encoding molecular chaperone HtpG, giving the protein MLEQGTISIHTENIFPIIKKSLYSDHEIFLRELVSNAVDAIQKLKMVSRAGEYSGEIGEPEIQIAIDKDKKTLSITDNGIGMTAEEVKKYINQVAFSSAEEFIQKYEGKSDQPIIGHFGLGFYSSFMVAQKVEIDTLSYKEGAQAVHWSCDGSPQFTLEESSRTTLGTTITLTLQEEELEYLETARIKQLVKTYCDFMPVPIKLDGEAINKQRAVWRETPSSLSKEDYLEFYRYLYPFQEEPLLWVHLNTDYPFIINGILYFPRLKPDVDVTKGQIKLFCNQVFVSDHCEEIIPQFLLPMRGVIDSTDIPLNVSRSALQTDRTVRKIGDYIAKKVGDRLKELYRDNREQYVSAWKDLGTFVKFGVLNDEKFKKQVEDIIVFRSTYQPTSSPQPAANPTVEVEVQSQEGDVWQDVTPSSESSAPTSQLPYTTLKEYLERNKERHENRVFYATDEASQATYIELHKNQGLEVLFMDSFIDTHFINFLEREYNDVKFTRVDSDLDNTLLDKDQDKEIVDPKTNKTRSETVKELFEKALNKPKVNIRTEALKADDPQGTPPAMVLLPEILRRLREMNALMQQQQAEFPEDHILLVNTSHPLIQNLASLSQSSIIQGEGESPTGQLVKMICQHIYDLALMSQKGFDAEGMKSFVERSNEVLTKLTQEATK; this is encoded by the coding sequence ATGCTAGAACAAGGCACTATCAGTATTCATACTGAGAATATTTTCCCAATTATCAAGAAGTCCCTTTACTCCGATCACGAAATCTTCTTACGGGAGTTGGTTTCCAATGCTGTAGACGCTATCCAAAAACTGAAGATGGTGTCCCGCGCAGGGGAGTATTCGGGGGAAATTGGCGAACCGGAAATTCAAATTGCCATAGACAAGGATAAAAAAACCTTATCTATCACCGATAACGGTATCGGGATGACGGCGGAGGAAGTTAAGAAGTACATCAACCAAGTTGCCTTCTCAAGTGCTGAGGAATTTATCCAGAAGTATGAAGGCAAATCCGACCAGCCAATTATCGGTCACTTTGGTCTTGGTTTCTACTCGTCCTTTATGGTGGCGCAGAAGGTCGAAATCGATACTCTGTCCTATAAAGAAGGGGCTCAAGCAGTTCACTGGAGTTGTGACGGTTCTCCACAGTTCACTTTGGAAGAGTCATCCCGTACAACCTTGGGTACAACAATAACTCTAACCTTGCAAGAGGAAGAACTGGAGTACTTAGAAACCGCCCGCATCAAACAACTTGTTAAAACTTACTGTGACTTTATGCCCGTACCCATCAAACTTGATGGTGAGGCAATCAACAAGCAAAGGGCAGTGTGGCGGGAGACTCCCAGTAGTTTGAGTAAAGAAGATTATTTAGAGTTTTACCGCTATCTGTATCCTTTCCAAGAAGAACCGTTGCTCTGGGTGCATCTAAACACAGATTATCCTTTCATTATCAACGGTATTTTGTACTTCCCCAGGTTAAAGCCGGATGTTGATGTGACGAAAGGGCAGATTAAGCTATTCTGCAATCAAGTTTTTGTCAGCGACCACTGTGAAGAAATTATTCCACAGTTCCTGCTGCCAATGCGGGGTGTGATTGACAGTACTGATATTCCTTTGAACGTATCGCGGAGTGCTTTGCAAACCGATCGCACCGTGCGGAAAATTGGCGATTATATTGCTAAAAAAGTGGGCGATCGCCTGAAGGAACTCTACCGCGACAATCGCGAACAGTACGTCAGTGCTTGGAAAGACTTGGGTACTTTCGTCAAATTTGGCGTTCTCAATGACGAGAAATTTAAGAAACAAGTGGAAGACATTATTGTTTTCCGCAGTACCTATCAACCAACCAGCAGCCCGCAACCAGCAGCTAACCCAACAGTTGAAGTTGAGGTACAATCTCAAGAAGGTGATGTGTGGCAAGACGTAACTCCCAGTTCTGAGTCTTCAGCCCCAACTTCCCAGTTACCCTACACTACCTTGAAAGAGTATCTGGAGCGCAACAAAGAACGTCACGAAAACCGTGTCTTCTACGCTACCGATGAAGCGTCGCAAGCGACTTACATAGAGCTGCATAAAAACCAAGGTTTGGAAGTCCTGTTTATGGACTCCTTCATCGACACCCACTTTATTAACTTCTTAGAGCGGGAATATAATGATGTCAAATTTACACGGGTAGATTCTGACTTAGACAACACCTTGCTGGATAAAGACCAAGATAAGGAGATTGTCGATCCAAAGACAAACAAAACTCGGAGTGAAACTGTTAAAGAGCTCTTTGAGAAAGCTCTTAACAAACCCAAGGTGAATATCCGCACCGAAGCATTGAAAGCAGACGATCCTCAAGGGACACCACCAGCCATGGTGCTTTTGCCAGAAATCTTACGCCGCTTGCGGGAAATGAATGCTTTAATGCAGCAACAGCAAGCAGAGTTTCCTGAAGACCATATTTTGCTGGTCAACACATCTCACCCACTGATTCAAAATTTGGCAAGTCTCAGTCAAAGCAGTATTATTCAAGGGGAAGGCGAGTCACCTACCGGACAGCTTGTGAAAATGATTTGCCAACACATCTACGATCTGGCACTTATGTCTCAAAAAGGTTTTGATGCTGAAGGAATGAAATCTTTTGTTGAGCGTTCTAACGAAGTGCTTACCAAGCTGACTCAAGAAGCAACAAAGTAG
- the hpsA gene encoding hormogonium polysaccharide biosynthesis protein HpsA, which yields MKRNSKLVKATRNFYQKLCSSSPLTIKEQSLWLLRAFLVTRKQPEWVNAGFVLPTVAMVALVVVLLTTAILFRSFERSKNASNVRVNEATLNAAAPAIDRVRAKLDALFNDPTLPRGTPSDNALYDALKKDKYRLGDETRLKLAYNFNGTAGIQTPSTLEDDETLKTVWRFPVDTDNNGKYDSYTLYGLYFRTPSRDSSTGNFNRKRNPLEARTPPMDNSATNSQCAKAAGFSSLVGNSNWYKLQSGNLGKSFFVYTVNVPITPSEYSSLPSTSTLQYEPSQSNSEAYKGNKGFVALEFQQDRARIPLVYNAVWYENDLEIITGATALTLNGRIHTNGNLLVGVTENAGNMTLRQVSSKTSCFYNQENGQITVGGNVGNGSLGQTSVKGVTVDLYRGYGEAISSAEISSTNRSTDSNGGALIGFNDAAFNQRIAAMKISALALCTTCNSATTTTNFKTAVAAATYYPADVRSNVAQKVQDTDTLDDAKKTLSTEIELYLKQRTRRVPFAEVSDVTGSTTFAGFNTTDGLEVPQSWREPINSSNQLTGITPAITLATQQLNAVFPTFQKKRGIQFYLGDRVFIGNNLPAKWKQADGKYVGLEANQYIKNSSGTAIKWTEPPTPEPQQDESRWRNTQIQSIADLGISERGKFWEQKAAENPANPLDSVGGVRIVTGAGIYVDGSGASNLTTGPFYGRQDYSFLPIPNAADNTVVWPDTMPMSSPTSTFKGDLLMRATAVYHFKIESGIAQTPVACVSSYFDPTDATTAKNRVNIDGGYGIDTANGRSNNGVVYDYPSNGRSTFFNTYKTRLVRQGNLKYPNGRWVNKPLKDALDKIGSGSSVPNTGLEFAHYSAIDTALCAISILAGASPATTLTNKPPHGAIKEASFVDGREVKQISPLDTSTSTSTTDTTTTYDLDLEQRQPLEVRVTDIDLGLLARTPIIQSGSTTDYFLPYSGIIYATRDDGLRDESTPGSESQLLSPTDFRLDPTRRPNGIRLINGATLARDPSTNQNKYEPKEKGLILATDLPAYIKGAFNIHRTSTTSTTEIEEFTQTETGTPSTPFYDRSTPETKFACRINRTGCSNVVGEGDYWRPATIIADAMTLLSNTFQEGFRSQGDYDLNNNTGIPLESNLVPSNLNNLSSTNLTTVLPAGLDTRRRSRLKNGFWENNYVTSANWWQTTGNKNFPLANSGSYLMNGVTPIQRRIDSNPMYVMEMCRQEVIEQCTPDNWVVGFDINGNGNLNDTVSGIIEKDVKANQLGKAIAIAKANSSLGGADNIVNNTESGGWDTQFTSSNSSGNKSIRQRLGAGDTGSTALVATDRRYPRRVAFARNATNQLVETSSGVYKPIGVGCPLDTTGTAFNNNGCTYTTGTRNPGEHYGITGDSALLFRTTSSGTNPSTNPTINNNQSLFYYPPIDADGNGSSDLDGQPLLVPVLQIHDANATFSSGQVSLRQDQTTALQEDFRTKWTQVATTNTTFNATFVVGNSPSRPSEVSSGLQNFVRFLENWRNIDVKISGSFIQLTRSAFATAPLAPIFTARQSTNNNATATDNLSIFDFLVDSYPTPNVNGISPFYTPPNRRWGFDVGLLSEQPDLFAQRFTTPPTSRPNEFFREVGRDDPWVQALLCAGKASNVTGIVGGTTPTVSYSRAVSPEYYSNSCESVPNN from the coding sequence ATGAAGCGAAATAGCAAGTTAGTCAAGGCTACGAGAAATTTCTACCAAAAGCTTTGCAGTTCCTCTCCATTAACAATTAAAGAGCAAAGTTTGTGGCTGCTGCGAGCTTTCTTAGTTACCAGAAAACAGCCCGAGTGGGTGAATGCTGGTTTTGTGCTGCCAACAGTCGCAATGGTAGCTTTGGTTGTTGTACTGCTGACAACAGCAATTTTATTCCGGTCTTTTGAAAGATCCAAAAATGCTAGTAATGTTAGAGTTAATGAAGCAACTCTTAATGCTGCTGCACCTGCTATAGATAGAGTAAGAGCTAAGTTAGACGCTTTATTTAACGATCCAACATTACCAAGGGGAACACCTTCTGATAACGCTTTATACGATGCTCTTAAGAAAGACAAGTACAGACTTGGTGATGAAACGCGTCTAAAGTTGGCTTATAACTTTAACGGAACAGCAGGTATCCAAACACCTAGTACTCTAGAAGATGATGAAACTTTAAAAACTGTTTGGAGATTCCCCGTTGATACAGATAACAACGGAAAATACGATAGCTATACATTATATGGACTATACTTCCGCACACCAAGTAGAGATTCCTCCACGGGTAATTTTAATCGTAAACGAAATCCTCTAGAAGCTAGAACTCCACCAATGGACAATAGCGCAACCAACTCCCAATGTGCTAAAGCCGCAGGTTTTTCTAGCTTAGTGGGTAATTCTAATTGGTACAAACTGCAATCTGGCAATTTAGGTAAAAGCTTTTTTGTTTACACCGTTAATGTACCAATTACTCCCTCAGAATATAGTAGCTTGCCTTCAACATCAACACTTCAATATGAACCTTCCCAATCCAATAGTGAAGCTTACAAAGGTAATAAAGGTTTTGTCGCATTAGAGTTTCAACAAGATCGGGCTCGTATTCCCCTTGTGTACAACGCAGTTTGGTATGAGAACGATCTAGAAATCATAACTGGTGCTACAGCGCTAACCTTAAATGGAAGAATACATACGAATGGCAATTTACTAGTTGGTGTTACTGAAAATGCAGGTAATATGACCTTGCGGCAAGTCAGCAGTAAAACTTCCTGTTTTTATAACCAAGAAAATGGACAGATTACTGTAGGAGGAAACGTAGGAAATGGAAGCCTCGGACAAACTTCTGTTAAAGGAGTAACCGTTGATCTTTATAGAGGTTATGGTGAAGCTATCAGTAGTGCTGAAATTAGCAGCACTAATAGATCAACAGATAGTAATGGTGGCGCTTTAATCGGATTCAATGATGCAGCGTTTAACCAACGCATTGCTGCAATGAAGATTTCTGCACTCGCGCTATGTACAACTTGTAATAGTGCCACAACCACTACTAACTTCAAAACAGCTGTTGCAGCAGCTACATATTACCCAGCAGACGTGAGGAGTAATGTTGCTCAGAAAGTTCAAGATACTGATACTCTAGATGATGCCAAAAAAACCCTTTCTACTGAAATAGAACTTTACTTAAAACAGCGTACCCGAAGAGTACCCTTTGCCGAGGTTTCAGACGTTACTGGTTCCACGACTTTTGCTGGCTTCAATACCACAGATGGCTTAGAAGTTCCGCAATCCTGGAGAGAGCCAATCAACTCTAGTAACCAATTAACTGGTATAACTCCAGCAATCACGCTAGCAACACAACAACTTAATGCAGTTTTTCCAACTTTTCAAAAGAAAAGAGGTATTCAGTTTTATTTGGGCGATCGCGTTTTCATTGGTAACAACCTACCTGCTAAATGGAAACAGGCTGACGGCAAATATGTTGGTTTAGAGGCTAACCAATACATAAAAAATAGTAGTGGTACTGCAATCAAATGGACAGAACCACCAACTCCAGAACCTCAGCAGGATGAATCAAGATGGCGCAACACTCAAATACAATCCATTGCAGACCTCGGTATATCAGAACGGGGTAAATTCTGGGAACAGAAAGCAGCAGAAAACCCTGCTAATCCCTTAGACAGTGTAGGCGGAGTGAGGATTGTGACTGGTGCGGGCATCTATGTTGATGGTTCTGGTGCTTCTAATTTAACAACTGGTCCATTTTACGGTCGTCAAGATTATTCATTTTTACCCATTCCAAATGCTGCTGATAACACGGTTGTTTGGCCCGATACTATGCCAATGAGTAGTCCTACTTCTACATTTAAAGGCGATTTACTGATGCGGGCAACAGCAGTCTACCACTTCAAAATAGAATCCGGCATTGCCCAAACACCAGTTGCTTGTGTTAGTAGCTACTTTGATCCTACTGATGCCACAACTGCTAAAAACAGAGTCAATATTGATGGTGGATATGGGATAGATACAGCCAATGGTCGGTCAAATAACGGTGTTGTTTATGATTACCCATCAAATGGAAGAAGTACATTCTTTAACACTTACAAAACTCGTCTTGTAAGACAAGGAAACTTAAAGTATCCAAATGGGCGTTGGGTTAATAAGCCCTTGAAAGATGCCCTTGACAAAATTGGCTCTGGTTCTTCAGTTCCCAATACAGGTTTAGAATTTGCTCACTACTCAGCAATTGACACAGCGCTTTGTGCTATTTCCATTCTTGCTGGTGCTTCCCCAGCAACCACTCTAACAAACAAGCCTCCTCATGGTGCAATCAAGGAAGCATCATTTGTAGACGGTAGAGAAGTTAAACAAATTAGTCCGTTGGATACCTCAACGAGCACTTCTACCACTGACACAACAACAACATATGACCTAGATTTAGAGCAGCGCCAACCTTTGGAAGTCAGAGTCACAGACATTGATTTGGGTCTACTAGCTAGAACACCAATTATACAAAGTGGCAGTACAACCGATTACTTTTTGCCATATAGCGGTATTATTTATGCCACTCGAGATGATGGCTTGCGGGATGAAAGTACTCCAGGTTCAGAATCACAGTTACTAAGCCCAACAGATTTTAGGCTTGACCCCACTCGTCGTCCCAATGGTATTCGCCTCATCAATGGTGCGACATTGGCAAGAGACCCTAGTACTAATCAAAATAAGTACGAGCCCAAAGAAAAAGGTCTGATTTTAGCAACGGATTTGCCTGCATATATTAAAGGTGCCTTCAATATACATCGTACAAGTACTACGAGCACTACAGAAATTGAAGAATTTACACAAACAGAAACGGGTACGCCCTCTACTCCTTTCTACGATCGCAGTACTCCTGAGACAAAATTTGCTTGTCGTATTAATAGGACTGGCTGTTCAAATGTTGTGGGTGAAGGTGATTACTGGCGACCAGCGACTATCATCGCTGATGCTATGACGCTTTTATCAAATACTTTTCAAGAAGGTTTTCGCTCTCAAGGAGACTATGACCTCAATAACAACACTGGTATTCCCCTCGAGAGCAATTTAGTGCCCTCTAATTTAAATAACTTATCCTCAACTAACTTAACTACTGTCTTACCAGCTGGGTTAGATACTAGAAGAAGATCCCGTCTCAAAAATGGCTTTTGGGAAAACAACTATGTTACTAGTGCAAATTGGTGGCAAACAACTGGTAATAAAAATTTCCCCTTGGCAAATTCAGGCTCCTATCTGATGAATGGAGTTACGCCAATTCAACGACGGATAGATAGTAACCCTATGTACGTCATGGAGATGTGTCGTCAGGAAGTGATTGAGCAATGTACACCTGATAATTGGGTTGTAGGATTTGATATCAATGGGAATGGCAATTTAAATGACACTGTTAGCGGAATTATTGAGAAAGATGTGAAGGCGAATCAGTTAGGAAAAGCGATTGCTATTGCCAAAGCTAACTCAAGTCTTGGTGGTGCTGACAATATCGTTAATAATACCGAATCTGGAGGCTGGGATACTCAATTCACTAGCAGTAATAGCTCCGGTAACAAGAGCATTAGACAAAGACTTGGCGCAGGTGATACAGGTAGCACAGCTTTGGTTGCAACAGATCGACGCTATCCCCGTCGAGTTGCCTTTGCCCGTAATGCAACTAATCAGCTAGTTGAAACTAGTTCTGGTGTATACAAACCTATTGGAGTAGGTTGTCCTTTAGACACAACGGGCACGGCTTTCAACAACAATGGATGTACTTATACAACTGGTACTCGCAATCCGGGTGAGCACTATGGAATTACAGGTGATAGTGCTCTGTTGTTTAGAACAACAAGTTCTGGTACCAATCCAAGTACTAACCCAACTATTAACAACAACCAATCCCTATTTTACTACCCTCCTATTGATGCTGATGGTAATGGTAGCTCCGATCTAGATGGTCAACCGCTCTTAGTGCCAGTTTTACAGATTCACGATGCAAACGCTACATTTTCATCTGGGCAGGTATCTCTAAGACAGGATCAAACAACTGCTCTTCAAGAGGACTTTAGAACTAAATGGACACAAGTAGCTACGACTAACACAACATTTAACGCAACATTTGTAGTAGGAAATAGTCCCAGCAGACCCTCTGAAGTTTCATCTGGTTTGCAAAACTTTGTAAGGTTTTTAGAAAACTGGAGGAACATAGATGTCAAAATCAGCGGTAGCTTTATTCAGTTGACGCGAAGCGCCTTTGCTACAGCACCTCTAGCACCAATTTTTACAGCTAGACAATCAACAAATAACAATGCTACTGCAACTGATAATCTCAGCATTTTTGACTTCTTAGTAGATTCTTACCCGACTCCAAACGTAAATGGTATTTCTCCTTTCTACACACCGCCAAATAGAAGGTGGGGTTTTGATGTTGGGCTGTTGTCTGAACAACCAGACTTATTCGCTCAAAGATTTACTACACCTCCAACAAGTCGTCCAAATGAATTTTTTAGGGAAGTAGGTCGAGATGACCCTTGGGTTCAAGCATTACTTTGTGCAGGTAAGGCTAGTAACGTAACTGGAATTGTAGGTGGAACAACGCCCACAGTCTCTTACAGTCGTGCAGTGTCTCCCGAATACTACTCCAATAGTTGCGAGAGCGTACCAAATAATTGA